One Amycolatopsis thermophila DNA segment encodes these proteins:
- the pdxT gene encoding pyridoxal 5'-phosphate synthase glutaminase subunit PdxT — translation MSAVPVIGVLALQGDVREHSAMLERAGARTVTVRRASELARVDGLVLPGGESTTVSRLLETFDLLDPLRERLAAGMPAFGSCAGMILLAKQALDGRPDQHQLGALDVIVRRNAFGRQVDSFEEDLDFAELTPAGPLHAVFIRAPWVEKTGDGVEVLATVPATGSTGARIVAVRQGPVLATAFHPELTGDDRVHRLFVEMVRDAATTSETEER, via the coding sequence GTGTCCGCGGTACCGGTGATCGGGGTGCTCGCCCTGCAGGGGGACGTGCGGGAGCACTCCGCGATGCTCGAGCGGGCCGGCGCGAGAACCGTCACCGTCCGTCGCGCGTCCGAGCTCGCCCGCGTGGACGGTCTCGTCCTGCCGGGCGGGGAGTCCACGACCGTGTCCCGCCTGCTCGAGACCTTCGACCTCCTCGACCCGCTCCGCGAGCGCCTCGCCGCGGGGATGCCGGCCTTCGGCTCGTGCGCGGGCATGATCCTGCTCGCCAAGCAGGCCCTGGACGGCCGCCCCGACCAGCACCAGCTCGGCGCGCTCGACGTGATCGTGCGCCGCAACGCGTTCGGGCGCCAGGTGGACTCCTTCGAGGAGGACCTGGACTTCGCGGAGCTCACCCCGGCGGGCCCGCTGCACGCCGTCTTCATCCGCGCCCCGTGGGTGGAGAAAACCGGCGACGGGGTCGAGGTCCTGGCCACGGTGCCCGCGACCGGAAGCACCGGCGCTAGGATCGTCGCGGTCCGGCAGGGGCCGGTGCTCGCCACGGCCTTCCACCCGGAGCTGACCGGGGACGATCGGGTCCATCGCCTGTTCGTGGAGATGGTGCGGGACGCGGCGACGACGAGCGAGACGGAGGAGAGATGA
- the pdxS gene encoding pyridoxal 5'-phosphate synthase lyase subunit PdxS — MSEVQSSSSAAPERGTARVKRGMAEMLKGGVIMDVVTPDQAKIAEDAGAVAVMALERVPADIRAQGGVARMSDPDLIDGIISAVSIPVMAKARIGHFVEAQVLQSLGVDYIDESEVLTPADYANHIDKWAFTVPFVCGATNLGEALRRINEGAAMIRSKGEAGTGDVSNATTHMRKIRAEIRRLTSLPEDELYVAAKEMQAPYELVREVAEKGKLPVVLFTAGGIATPADAAMMMQLGAEGVFVGSGIFKSGDPAKRAEAIVKATTFHDDPDVIAKVSRGLGEAMVGINVDDVPEPHRLAERGW; from the coding sequence GTGTCCGAAGTTCAGTCCAGCAGTTCCGCCGCGCCCGAGCGGGGCACCGCGCGTGTCAAGCGTGGTATGGCCGAGATGCTCAAGGGCGGCGTGATCATGGACGTCGTCACCCCCGACCAGGCGAAGATCGCCGAGGACGCGGGTGCCGTGGCCGTGATGGCGCTGGAGCGGGTGCCGGCCGACATCCGCGCGCAGGGTGGCGTGGCGCGGATGAGCGACCCGGACCTGATCGACGGCATCATCAGCGCGGTGTCCATCCCGGTGATGGCGAAGGCGCGCATCGGTCATTTCGTCGAGGCGCAGGTGCTGCAGTCGCTCGGCGTGGACTACATCGACGAGTCCGAGGTGCTGACCCCCGCCGACTACGCCAACCACATCGACAAGTGGGCGTTCACCGTGCCGTTCGTGTGCGGGGCCACGAACCTCGGGGAGGCGTTGCGGCGGATCAACGAGGGCGCGGCGATGATCCGGTCGAAGGGCGAGGCCGGTACCGGTGACGTCTCCAACGCGACCACCCACATGCGCAAGATCAGGGCGGAGATCCGGCGGCTGACGTCGCTGCCCGAGGACGAGCTGTACGTGGCCGCCAAGGAGATGCAGGCGCCGTACGAGCTGGTGCGCGAGGTGGCCGAGAAGGGCAAGCTGCCGGTGGTGCTGTTCACCGCCGGGGGCATCGCGACCCCCGCCGACGCGGCGATGATGATGCAGCTCGGCGCCGAGGGCGTGTTCGTCGGGTCCGGCATCTTCAAGTCGGGTGACCCCGCGAAGCGCGCGGAGGCGATCGTGAAGGCGACCACGTTCCACGACGACCCCGACGTGATCGCCAAGGTGTCGCGCGGCCTGGGGGAGGCCATGGTCGGCATCAACGTCGACGACGTGCCCGAACCGCACCGGCTCGCGGAGCGGGGCTGGTAG